In Eleutherodactylus coqui strain aEleCoq1 chromosome 11, aEleCoq1.hap1, whole genome shotgun sequence, a single window of DNA contains:
- the NDUFS3 gene encoding NADH dehydrogenase [ubiquinone] iron-sulfur protein 3, mitochondrial produces MLAAVRRALLRGGLQASTVRVLPQVRREGSTAETKPTVRPVDAVLTNQLTAFGEYVAEVLPKYVQQVQVTCFEELEILIHPDGVIPVLTFLRDHTNAQFKCLADLTAVDIPTRQNRFEIVYNLLSLRYNSRIRVKTYADELTPVDSIVPLHKAANWYEREIWDMYGVFFANHPDLRRILTDYGFEGHPFRKDFPLSGYVEVRYDDEVKRVVAEPVQLSQEFRKFDLSSPWEAFPAHREAPESPKLEAGETKEAK; encoded by the exons ATGTTGGCGGCGGTGCGGAGGGCGCTGCTCCGGGGAGGACTGCAGG CCTCCACTGTCCGTGTGCTGCCCCAAGTGCGACGCGAGGGCTCCACCGCAGAGACAAAGC CAACGGTCCGTCCTGTGGATGCGGTGTTGACGAACCAGCTTACTGCATTTGGCGAGTACGTAGCAGAAGTTCTTCCCAAGTATGTACAGCAGGTTCAG GTCACATGCTTTGAAGAATTGGAGATCCTGATTCATCCTGATGGAGTAATTCCAGTCCTGACGTTTCTCCGAGATCACACGAACGCTCAGTTCAAGTGTTTGGCTGACCTGACCGCTGTAGACATCCCTACAAGGCAGAACCGCTTTGAG ATTGTCTACAACTTGCTGTCCTTGCGGTATAATTCCCGGATCCGTGTGAAGACCTACGCTGATGAGCTCACTCCTGTGGACTCCATTGTTCCTCTCCATAAAGCTGCAAACTGGTATGAGAGGGAG ATTTGGGATATGTATGGTGTCTTCTTTGCCAATCATCCTGATCTGAGAAGAATCCTTACCGATTATGGTTTCGAGGGGCACCCGTTCCGTAAGGACTTCCCTTTGTCCGGATATGTGGAG GTTCGTTATGATGATGAAGTGAAGCGTGTGGTGGCAGAACCGGTGCAGTTGTCCCAGGAGTTCAGGAAATTTGACTTGAGCAGCCCATGGGAGGCCTTCCCCGCCCACCGAGAGGCGCCAGAAAGCCCAAAGTTGGAGGCGGGAGAAACCAAAGAAGCCAAATAA